In bacterium, the sequence GACGACGCGGTCGAGACGATGAAGGGGACGCGTTTCATCGCCGAGGGGATCGAGGTGCTCGAGCGGAAGGGCTTCGAGCCCGGGGACCCGATGCATACGTGGCGCAAGAACGCGATCGGCACGATGGAAGGCGACGACCATCGCCGCGTACGCGGTCTCGCGGGCGCCGCGCTCTCCAAGCGCAAGATGGACCACCTGCGTCCGATGATCCGCCGCCACGCCCACGCGCTCCTCGACGAAAAGCTGGCCGACGGAGCCCTGGAAGGCCGGGTCGACTACGCGGTCCCGCTCCCGCGCCGGGTCATGATGGAGTTCCTCGGCGTCGCCCCCGACGAGATGATGAGCTCGATGGGGCCGATGGCCCGGGTGAACATCGTCGACTGCTTCGGTCCGAACGTCACGCCGAAGCTTCGCGAAGAGGCGAACCACGCGATCCAGCTCTCGATGGACCACACGTCCATGCTCTTCGAGCGGCGGCGCAAGGATCCGAAGGACGATTTCCTGACGGCGCTCGTCCAGGCGGGCGAGGCGAACGAGAAGCTGAGCGAGGGAGAGCTCGTCACCCTCTTCTCGACGATCTTCGGCTCCGGCGCAAGCACGTCGAGCATCATCGCGAGCGGGCTCATGGAGCTCGCCCGCCACCCCGAGCAGGCCGAGCTCCTGCGTGAGGCCCCCGAGCGCTGGATGAAGGGCGCGAGCGAGGAGACCCTCCGCTACCGGCCGGCGATCACCGGCGTCGGACAGAAGGCGTCGACGGACCTCGAAGACTTCGGCCTCGAGCTCGAGAAGGGCACCCCGCTCATGGTCTCGCTCGGCTCCGCCAACCGCGACCCGCGCTATTTCGAGGACCCGGAGAAGTTCGACATCACCCGCGATTCGAAGAGGACAAGCCTCACTTTCGGAATCGGCGCCCACGTCTGTCTGGGCCACGCGATGGCCCGGGCGACGGTCGAGGAGGCCCTCGCCGCCTTCGTGGAGCGCTGCGACGAGATCGAGCTCGCCTCCGAGCCGCGCTGGATCCCCTTCGTGATGGAGAACAAGCTCGAAGGGCTCTCACTTCGCTTCTCCCCGCGTGAGGCGGGACGTTAGGTCGCGGCCGCCTCGACGCTTCGCCGCGCCGCCAGATCCTTCGGCGCCGTCTTCGCTGCCATCAGGAAGAGCGCGATCGCGATCAACTTCGTCCCGAGCGCGATCAAGAGGCCCCAGCGGAGGCTGTCAGTCCCGTACTCGGGCTTCAGCCAGTCGCTCAGGATCCCGACGGTCTGCGGCCCGAGCCCCATCCCGATCAGGTTCAGCATGAACATCGCGATCGCGCTC encodes:
- a CDS encoding cytochrome P450, producing MTATSAFDDIPILPTDDADYWQNPYPHLGEARERSPVARNAEGLLHVLRWDDAVETMKGTRFIAEGIEVLERKGFEPGDPMHTWRKNAIGTMEGDDHRRVRGLAGAALSKRKMDHLRPMIRRHAHALLDEKLADGALEGRVDYAVPLPRRVMMEFLGVAPDEMMSSMGPMARVNIVDCFGPNVTPKLREEANHAIQLSMDHTSMLFERRRKDPKDDFLTALVQAGEANEKLSEGELVTLFSTIFGSGASTSSIIASGLMELARHPEQAELLREAPERWMKGASEETLRYRPAITGVGQKASTDLEDFGLELEKGTPLMVSLGSANRDPRYFEDPEKFDITRDSKRTSLTFGIGAHVCLGHAMARATVEEALAAFVERCDEIELASEPRWIPFVMENKLEGLSLRFSPREAGR